Proteins from a single region of Streptococcus oralis:
- a CDS encoding MarR family winged helix-turn-helix transcriptional regulator, with protein sequence MKDSHLVAHHIRLLNGRIFQKLLNQDPEALYRSEQGKILAVLWNSETGCATATDIALATGLANNTLTTMIKNLEEQNLVIISPCGIDKRKKYVKLTERGWSQKEVGHRISQKLDAIFYKGFSEEEIRQFEAFQERILANLKEKGNEV encoded by the coding sequence ATGAAAGACAGTCATTTGGTAGCCCATCATATTCGTTTGTTGAATGGGAGGATTTTTCAAAAGTTACTGAATCAGGATCCTGAGGCCCTTTATCGGAGTGAACAAGGAAAGATTTTAGCGGTTTTATGGAATAGTGAGACAGGTTGCGCTACAGCCACAGATATTGCGCTTGCGACTGGTCTCGCTAACAATACGCTAACAACCATGATAAAGAATCTTGAGGAGCAAAACCTGGTCATCATTAGCCCATGTGGAATAGATAAGAGAAAAAAATATGTCAAGTTGACAGAGCGGGGTTGGTCTCAGAAAGAAGTTGGCCATCGTATCAGTCAAAAACTGGATGCTATTTTTTATAAAGGCTTCTCAGAGGAAGAAATTCGCCAGTTTGAAGCCTTTCAAGAAAGAATTTTGGCTAACCTGAAAGAGAAGGGAAATGAGGTTTAG
- a CDS encoding ABC transporter ATP-binding protein, with amino-acid sequence MIEYKNVALRYTEKDVLRDVNLRIENGEFMVLVGPSGSGKTTMIKMINRLLEPTDGNIYMDGKRIKDYDERELRLSTGYVLQAIALFPNLTVAENIALIPEMKGWTKEEIATKTEELLAKVGLPVAEYGHRLPSELSGGEQQRVGIVRAMIGQPKILLMDEPFSALDAISRKQLQVLTKELHKEFGMTTIFVTHDTDEALKLADRIAVLQDGEIRQVANPETILKAPATDFVADLFGGSVHG; translated from the coding sequence ATGATTGAATACAAAAATGTAGCGCTACGCTATACAGAAAAAGATGTTTTGAGAGATGTCAATTTACGGATTGAGAACGGGGAGTTTATGGTTTTAGTTGGACCTTCTGGGTCCGGTAAGACGACCATGATCAAGATGATTAACCGTCTCTTGGAACCAACTGATGGAAATATTTATATGGATGGCAAGCGCATCAAAGACTATGATGAGCGTGAACTTCGTCTTTCTACTGGTTATGTTTTACAGGCCATTGCTCTGTTTCCCAATCTAACGGTTGCGGAAAATATTGCTCTCATTCCTGAGATGAAGGGCTGGACTAAGGAAGAAATAGCGACGAAAACAGAAGAGCTTTTGGCTAAGGTTGGCTTGCCAGTAGCTGAGTATGGGCATCGACTTCCAAGCGAATTATCTGGTGGAGAACAGCAACGGGTCGGCATTGTTCGTGCCATGATTGGTCAGCCTAAGATTCTCCTCATGGATGAGCCCTTTTCGGCCTTGGATGCTATTTCGAGAAAACAGCTACAGGTTCTGACGAAAGAATTACATAAAGAGTTTGGTATGACAACGATTTTTGTGACCCATGATACGGATGAAGCTTTGAAATTGGCAGACCGTATTGCTGTCTTGCAGGATGGAGAGATTCGTCAGGTGGCGAATCCTGAGACGATTTTAAAGGCTCCTGCAACAGACTTTGTAGCAGACTTGTTTGGAGGTAGTGTTCATGGCTAA
- a CDS encoding ABC transporter permease/substrate-binding protein, which translates to MANLISTFQDRFGDWVTALSQHLQLSLLTLLLAIFIAIPLAVYLRYHEKMADWVLQIAGIFQTIPSLALLGLFIPLMGIGTLPALTALVIYAIFPILQNTITGLKGIDPSLQEAGIAFGMTRWERLKKFEIPLAMPVIMSGIRTAAVLIIGTATLAALIGAGGLGSFILLGIDRNNTSLILIGALSSAVLAIAFNFLLKVMEKAKLRTIFSGFALVTILLGLSYSPALLAQKEKENLVIAGKLGPEPEILANMYKLLIEENTSMTATVKPNFGKTSFLYEALKKGDIDIYPEFTGTVTESLLQPSPKVSHEPDQVYQVARDGIAKQDHLAYLKPMSYQNTYAVAVPKKIAQEYGLKTISDLKKVEGQLKAGFTLEFNDREDGNKGLQSMYGLNLNVATMEPALRYQAIQSGDIQITDAYSTDAELARYDLQVLEDVKQLFPPYQGAPLMKEALLKKHPELETVLNKLAGKITESQMSQLNYQVGVEGKSAEQVAKEFLQEQGLLKK; encoded by the coding sequence ATGGCTAATTTGATATCAACTTTTCAGGATCGCTTTGGTGACTGGGTAACAGCTCTATCTCAACATTTGCAGTTGTCACTGTTGACCTTGTTACTAGCTATTTTTATCGCGATTCCTTTGGCTGTTTATCTTCGCTATCATGAAAAGATGGCGGACTGGGTCTTGCAGATTGCAGGAATTTTCCAGACTATCCCGTCTCTGGCCTTGTTGGGGCTCTTTATCCCTTTGATGGGAATTGGGACCTTGCCAGCTTTGACAGCTCTGGTGATTTATGCGATTTTCCCGATTTTGCAAAATACCATCACTGGGCTAAAGGGAATTGATCCAAGTCTGCAAGAGGCTGGGATTGCCTTTGGGATGACCAGGTGGGAGCGTCTCAAGAAGTTTGAAATTCCACTTGCCATGCCTGTCATTATGTCTGGGATTCGGACGGCAGCGGTCTTGATTATCGGTACGGCGACCTTGGCGGCCTTGATTGGGGCAGGCGGACTGGGTTCCTTTATCCTTTTGGGAATTGACCGCAATAATACCAGTCTGATTTTGATTGGGGCCCTTTCTTCTGCAGTGCTCGCCATTGCCTTTAACTTCCTACTAAAAGTGATGGAAAAAGCAAAATTGCGGACGATTTTCTCTGGTTTTGCCTTGGTGACCATATTGCTGGGTCTGTCTTATAGTCCAGCCCTCTTAGCTCAAAAAGAGAAAGAAAACTTGGTGATTGCTGGGAAATTGGGTCCAGAACCAGAAATTTTGGCCAATATGTATAAACTCCTCATTGAGGAAAATACCAGTATGACTGCGACTGTTAAGCCGAATTTTGGGAAAACAAGCTTCCTCTATGAAGCTCTGAAAAAAGGGGATATTGATATCTATCCTGAATTTACCGGTACGGTGACTGAAAGTTTGCTTCAGCCATCACCGAAAGTGAGTCATGAGCCAGATCAGGTTTATCAAGTGGCGCGTGATGGCATTGCCAAACAGGATCATCTTGCCTATCTCAAACCCATGTCTTATCAAAATACCTACGCTGTAGCTGTTCCGAAAAAGATTGCTCAAGAATATGGCTTGAAGACCATTTCGGACTTGAAAAAAGTGGAAGGGCAGCTGAAAGCAGGTTTTACACTCGAATTTAATGATCGTGAGGATGGAAATAAGGGCTTGCAATCAATGTATGGTCTCAATCTCAATGTAGCGACAATGGAGCCAGCCCTTCGCTACCAGGCAATTCAGTCAGGCGATATTCAAATCACAGATGCCTATTCGACCGATGCAGAGTTGGCGCGTTATGATTTACAGGTATTGGAGGATGTCAAGCAACTCTTCCCACCTTATCAAGGAGCGCCACTCATGAAAGAAGCTCTTCTCAAGAAACATCCTGAGTTGGAGACAGTTCTCAATAAATTGGCTGGTAAAATTACGGAAAGTCAGATGAGCCAGCTCAACTACCAAGTTGGTGTCGAAGGCAAGTCAGCAGAACAAGTAGCCAAAGAATTTCTACAAGAACAAGGTTTGTTGAAGAAATAG
- the pnuC gene encoding nicotinamide riboside transporter PnuC: protein MTTYLQTKLKNIKITLGEMSGGYRRMVAAMADLGFSGTMKAIWNDLFTNRSFAQWLYLLVLGSFPIWLELIYEHRIVDWVGMICSLTGIICVIFVSEGRASNYLFGLINSVIYLILALQKGFYGEVLTTLYFTIMQPIGLLVWIYQAQFKKEQQEFVARKLDGKGWTKYLSISVLWWLAFGFIYQSIGANRPYRDSITDATNGVGQILMTAVYREQWIFWAATNVFSIYLWWGESLQIQGKYLIYLINSLVGWYQWSKAAKSA, encoded by the coding sequence ATGACGACTTATTTGCAAACAAAACTCAAGAATATCAAAATAACTCTTGGTGAAATGTCTGGTGGCTACCGCCGTATGGTTGCTGCTATGGCTGATTTGGGATTTTCAGGAACCATGAAGGCTATCTGGAATGACCTCTTTACCAATCGTAGTTTTGCCCAGTGGCTTTACCTACTGGTTTTAGGAAGTTTTCCAATCTGGCTTGAGTTGATTTATGAACACCGCATTGTTGACTGGGTTGGGATGATTTGTAGCCTGACTGGTATTATCTGTGTTATCTTTGTATCGGAAGGTCGAGCAAGTAATTACCTTTTTGGTTTGATTAACTCTGTCATTTACCTTATCTTGGCTCTGCAGAAAGGCTTCTATGGTGAGGTTTTAACAACTCTCTATTTTACAATTATGCAGCCAATTGGTCTCTTGGTTTGGATTTATCAAGCCCAGTTTAAGAAAGAACAACAAGAGTTTGTCGCGCGTAAACTGGACGGCAAGGGTTGGACAAAGTATCTTTCTATTAGTGTTCTTTGGTGGTTGGCCTTTGGGTTCATTTATCAGTCTATCGGAGCCAATCGTCCTTATCGTGATTCTATCACCGATGCGACTAATGGGGTTGGGCAAATTCTCATGACAGCTGTTTACCGTGAACAATGGATATTCTGGGCAGCTACCAATGTCTTTTCAATCTATCTCTGGTGGGGAGAAAGCTTGCAAATTCAAGGAAAATACCTGATTTACTTGATCAATAGTCTCGTTGGTTGGTATCAGTGGAGCAAGGCAGCAAAGAGTGCTTAA
- a CDS encoding TetR/AcrR family transcriptional regulator, translating into MPKRDRRVSKTKKAIYQAFLQLLNDKGYDATTVQDIIDLADVGRSTFYCHYESKELLLDELCRYLFHHLFEREGHFTTEDYLAHIFLHFQKNQDHVTSLLFSKNDYFLRQLHKELEHHVYPMVADDLQEAYPNIPASYLQHFVVTNFIETLTWWLKKGQSYTEDQVVRFYLDVMEMTSTTPLDN; encoded by the coding sequence ATGCCAAAAAGAGACCGTCGAGTCAGCAAGACTAAAAAAGCCATCTATCAAGCTTTTTTACAACTTTTGAACGACAAGGGCTATGATGCCACTACTGTTCAGGATATCATTGACCTAGCAGATGTTGGACGTTCTACTTTTTACTGTCACTATGAAAGCAAGGAACTCCTTTTAGATGAGCTTTGTCGCTACCTCTTTCATCATCTCTTTGAAAGGGAAGGACACTTTACTACCGAGGACTACCTCGCACATATCTTTTTACATTTTCAGAAAAACCAGGACCATGTCACCAGTCTCCTTTTTTCCAAAAATGACTACTTTCTCCGCCAACTACACAAGGAACTCGAACACCACGTTTATCCCATGGTGGCGGACGACTTACAAGAGGCCTATCCAAACATTCCGGCCTCCTACCTCCAGCATTTTGTTGTGACGAACTTTATCGAGACCCTAACTTGGTGGCTAAAAAAAGGACAATCCTATACCGAAGACCAAGTGGTGAGATTTTACCTTGATGTAATGGAGATGACCTCTACAACTCCACTTGATAACTAA
- a CDS encoding cation diffusion facilitator family transporter: MSSKTSIWLAFFLNLSYAIVEFIAGGIFGSSAVLADSVHDLGDAIAIGISALLETTSNREEDRQYTLGYKRFSLLGAMLTAVILMIGSVLVILENITKIAHPQPVNENGILWLGIIAVVINVLASLVVRKGKTKNESILSLHFLEDTLGWLAVILMAIILRFTDWYILDPFLSLVISVFILSKAIPRFWSALKIFLDAVPEGVETSDLEKDLEALPNVKSINQLSIWSMDGLENNAIVHICIKDWEQMMETKEVVRQCLEERGVQNITIEVDSSQSNHAQHRRKVREVEQKHGHHH, translated from the coding sequence ATGAGTTCTAAAACATCTATCTGGTTAGCTTTTTTCTTAAATTTAAGTTATGCGATTGTTGAGTTTATCGCAGGAGGAATCTTTGGTTCGAGTGCAGTTCTTGCTGATTCTGTTCATGACTTGGGAGATGCTATAGCCATTGGCATCTCAGCCCTTTTAGAAACAACTTCAAACCGTGAAGAAGATAGACAGTACACCTTGGGTTACAAACGTTTTAGTCTTTTAGGGGCCATGCTAACGGCTGTGATTCTTATGATAGGGTCTGTCCTAGTGATCTTGGAAAATATCACAAAGATCGCTCACCCGCAACCCGTCAATGAGAATGGCATCCTCTGGCTGGGAATCATTGCAGTAGTTATCAATGTACTAGCAAGTCTGGTAGTTCGTAAAGGAAAGACAAAGAATGAGTCAATTCTTAGCTTGCATTTTTTGGAAGACACTCTTGGTTGGTTGGCTGTCATCCTAATGGCGATTATCCTCCGATTTACAGATTGGTATATCCTCGATCCATTTTTATCTCTGGTTATTTCTGTCTTTATTCTGTCGAAAGCCATTCCTCGCTTTTGGAGCGCACTGAAGATTTTCCTAGATGCTGTGCCAGAAGGGGTCGAGACAAGTGATTTGGAGAAGGATTTAGAGGCTCTTCCCAATGTCAAAAGTATCAATCAACTTAGTATTTGGTCCATGGACGGTCTAGAGAATAATGCTATTGTCCACATTTGTATTAAGGACTGGGAACAGATGATGGAAACCAAAGAAGTGGTGCGTCAATGTTTAGAAGAAAGAGGCGTGCAGAATATCACTATTGAAGTAGATAGCAGTCAAAGTAACCATGCGCAACATAGGCGGAAGGTGAGAGAGGTAGAGCAGAAGCATGGTCATCATCATTAA
- the galR gene encoding DNA-binding transcriptional regulator GalR, which yields MATLKDIAQLASVSIATVSRVLNRDQSLSVTEETRHRILTVAEELGYTKHLKTGESHKPKQKIAIIQWVSEQGELDDLYYYQIRLGIEKRAQELDYDILRYFNDHPFTLSEEVIGILCIGKFSQAQIAAFEEYQKPLVFIDSDTLSLGHTCIITDFYTAVKQVVDHFLSQGVDRIGILTGLEETTDQEEIIQDKRLENFKDITQSNGIYHEELVFQGSFTAQSGYDLMKEAIHKLGEQLPPAFFAASDSLAIGALRALQEAGISLPDRVSLISFNDTSLTKQVYPPLSSITVYTEEMGRAGIDILNKEVLHGRKIPSLTMLGTRLTLRESTRNE from the coding sequence ATGGCTACCTTAAAAGACATTGCACAGCTAGCCTCTGTCTCTATCGCGACCGTATCTCGTGTCCTCAACCGCGACCAGAGCCTATCTGTCACAGAAGAAACCAGACATCGTATTTTAACTGTCGCTGAAGAGCTGGGCTATACTAAGCACCTCAAGACAGGCGAATCCCACAAACCCAAGCAAAAGATTGCCATTATCCAATGGGTCAGCGAACAAGGGGAGTTGGACGACCTCTACTACTATCAGATTCGTCTCGGTATTGAAAAAAGGGCCCAAGAGTTGGACTATGACATCTTGCGCTATTTTAATGACCATCCTTTTACACTAAGCGAGGAAGTGATTGGCATTCTCTGCATCGGAAAATTTAGCCAAGCTCAGATTGCTGCCTTTGAAGAATACCAAAAACCTTTAGTCTTTATAGACAGTGACACCCTCTCACTAGGTCATACCTGTATTATCACTGATTTTTACACTGCTGTGAAACAAGTTGTAGACCATTTCCTCAGTCAGGGGGTGGATCGGATTGGCATTCTCACAGGCCTTGAGGAAACAACCGACCAGGAAGAAATTATCCAGGATAAGCGACTAGAAAACTTCAAAGACATTACCCAATCAAATGGTATCTACCATGAAGAACTGGTTTTTCAAGGGAGCTTTACTGCCCAGTCTGGCTATGACTTGATGAAGGAGGCCATTCACAAGCTAGGAGAACAACTCCCACCAGCCTTTTTCGCTGCCAGCGATAGTTTAGCCATCGGTGCCCTCCGTGCCCTTCAAGAAGCTGGAATTAGCCTACCAGACCGCGTCAGCCTTATTTCCTTTAACGACACTAGTCTGACCAAGCAGGTCTATCCTCCTCTTTCTAGCATTACCGTCTATACCGAAGAAATGGGCCGAGCAGGTATAGATATTCTTAATAAGGAAGTTCTCCACGGTCGCAAAATCCCCAGCTTGACTATGCTGGGCACCAGACTGACTTTGAGAGAGAGTACGAGGAATGAATAG
- a CDS encoding galactokinase, producing the protein MTQDLTTEALRKDFLAVFGQEADQTFFSPGRINLIGEHTDYNGGHVFPAAISLGTYGVARKRDDQVLRFYSANFEDKGIIEVPLTDLKFEKEHSWTNYPKGVLHFLQEAGHVIDKGFDFYVYGNIPNGAGLSSSASLELLTGVVAEHLFGLKLGRLDLVKIGKQTENNFIGVNSGIMDQFAIGMGADQRAIYLDTNTLEYDFVPLDLKDNVVVIMNTNKRRELADSKYNERRAECEKAVEELQVALDIQTLGELDEWAFDQYSYLIKDENRLKRARHAVLENQRTLKAQAALQAGDLETFGRLMNASHVSLEHDYEVTGLELDTLVHTAWAQEGVLGARMTGAGFGGCAIALVQKDAVEAFKEAVGKRYEEVVGYAPSFYIAEVAGGTRVLD; encoded by the coding sequence ATGACACAAGATCTTACTACTGAAGCCCTTCGCAAAGACTTTCTTGCCGTTTTTGGTCAAGAAGCAGACCAAACTTTCTTTTCACCAGGTCGTATTAATCTGATTGGTGAACACACAGACTACAACGGTGGGCACGTTTTTCCAGCTGCTATTTCTTTGGGAACCTATGGAGTGGCTCGCAAGCGTGATGACCAAGTTTTGCGTTTCTACTCAGCCAACTTTGAGGACAAGGGTATCATCGAAGTGCCTCTTACTGACCTCAAATTTGAAAAAGAGCACAGCTGGACCAACTATCCAAAAGGGGTTCTTCATTTCTTGCAAGAAGCTGGACACGTGATTGACAAAGGGTTTGATTTTTATGTTTATGGAAATATCCCAAATGGTGCAGGCTTGTCATCATCAGCATCCTTGGAACTTTTGACGGGGGTTGTGGCAGAGCATCTCTTTGGTTTAAAACTAGGCCGTTTGGATTTGGTTAAAATCGGAAAACAAACAGAAAACAACTTTATCGGAGTCAACTCTGGTATTATGGACCAGTTTGCTATCGGTATGGGAGCTGACCAACGGGCCATTTACCTAGATACCAACACCTTGGAGTATGACTTTGTGCCACTTGATTTGAAGGACAATGTTGTTGTTATCATGAACACCAACAAACGCCGTGAACTGGCGGACTCTAAGTACAATGAACGCCGTGCTGAGTGTGAAAAAGCTGTGGAAGAATTGCAAGTTGCCTTGGATATTCAGACCCTGGGTGAATTGGATGAGTGGGCCTTTGACCAATACAGCTATCTAATTAAAGACGAAAATCGCTTAAAACGTGCTCGCCATGCTGTTCTTGAAAATCAACGTACCCTCAAAGCACAAGCAGCTCTTCAGGCAGGTGATTTGGAAACATTTGGTCGCTTGATGAATGCATCTCACGTTTCTCTTGAGCATGATTATGAAGTAACTGGCTTGGAATTGGATACCCTTGTTCACACAGCTTGGGCTCAGGAAGGTGTTCTTGGTGCTCGTATGACAGGGGCAGGATTTGGTGGCTGTGCCATTGCCTTGGTTCAAAAAGATGCTGTTGAGGCTTTTAAGGAGGCTGTAGGCAAGCGCTACGAGGAAGTAGTTGGATACGCTCCAAGCTTCTATATCGCTGAAGTTGCAGGTGGCACTCGCGTCCTTGACTAG
- a CDS encoding UDP-glucose--hexose-1-phosphate uridylyltransferase, whose protein sequence is MTLVDKFVTHVITESSFEEMDRIYLTNRVLARVGDGVLEVETNLDKLIDLKDQLVEEAVRLETIEDSQTAREILGAELMDLVTPCPSQVNRDFWTTYAHSPEQAIGDFYQLSQKNDYIKLKAIAKNIAYRVPSDYGELEITINLSKPEKDPKEIAAAKLVQASNYPQCQLCLENEGYHGRVNHPARSNHRIIRFEMAGQEWGFQYSPYAYFNEHCIFLDGQHCPMAISRQSFERLLAIVEQFPGYFAGSNADLPIVGGSILTHDHYQGGRHVFPMELAPLQKAFRFAGFEQVKAGIVKWPMSVLRLTSDSKEDLINLADKILQEWRQYSDPEVQILAETDGTPHHTITPIARKRDGQFELDLVLRDNQTSPEHPDGIYHPHKDVQHIKKENIGLIEVMGLAILPPRLKVEVEQVASYLVGDGEAVADYHQEWADQLKVQHPDLADKEKALEIVKDSVGAIFARVLEDAGVYKQTEQGQAAFMRFVEQVGILPD, encoded by the coding sequence GTGACCTTAGTAGATAAATTTGTAACACATGTTATTACTGAAAGTTCATTTGAGGAAATGGATCGAATCTACCTGACCAATCGTGTCTTGGCACGAGTGGGAGATGGTGTTTTGGAAGTTGAGACGAATCTGGATAAATTGATTGACCTCAAGGACCAGTTGGTTGAGGAAGCGGTTCGATTAGAGACGATTGAGGATAGTCAGACTGCGCGTGAAATCCTTGGTGCTGAACTGATGGACTTGGTAACCCCTTGTCCAAGTCAGGTTAATCGTGACTTTTGGACAACCTATGCTCACTCTCCTGAGCAGGCGATAGGGGATTTTTACCAGCTCAGCCAGAAAAACGACTACATCAAGCTCAAGGCCATTGCTAAAAATATTGCTTATCGTGTACCATCTGACTACGGAGAACTTGAGATTACCATCAACCTCTCTAAGCCTGAAAAGGATCCAAAGGAGATTGCGGCGGCCAAGTTGGTGCAAGCTAGCAATTATCCCCAGTGTCAGCTTTGTCTAGAGAACGAAGGCTACCATGGTCGGGTTAACCATCCAGCTCGTAGCAATCACCGCATTATTCGTTTTGAAATGGCGGGTCAGGAGTGGGGCTTCCAGTATTCGCCCTATGCTTATTTTAATGAGCACTGTATTTTCTTAGACGGCCAGCACTGTCCGATGGCGATTAGTCGTCAGAGTTTTGAGCGTCTGCTGGCGATTGTAGAGCAATTTCCGGGATATTTTGCAGGTTCGAATGCCGACCTTCCAATCGTGGGAGGCTCTATTCTGACTCATGACCACTATCAGGGAGGCCGTCACGTGTTTCCTATGGAATTGGCTCCCTTGCAAAAGGCTTTCCGATTTGCTGGTTTTGAACAAGTCAAGGCTGGGATTGTCAAGTGGCCTATGTCAGTGCTACGTTTGACTTCGGATTCCAAAGAGGATTTGATTAACTTGGCTGACAAAATTTTGCAGGAATGGCGGCAATATTCAGACCCTGAAGTACAGATTTTGGCAGAGACAGACGGGACACCACACCATACCATTACACCGATTGCTCGTAAACGCGATGGACAGTTTGAGTTGGACTTGGTCTTGCGAGACAATCAGACATCGCCAGAGCATCCTGATGGCATCTATCATCCCCACAAGGATGTCCAACATATCAAGAAGGAAAATATCGGCTTGATTGAGGTCATGGGCTTGGCTATCTTGCCACCTCGTTTGAAGGTAGAAGTGGAGCAAGTCGCTAGCTATCTTGTAGGAGATGGTGAAGCAGTTGCAGACTATCATCAGGAATGGGCAGACCAGCTCAAAGTCCAACATCCAGATCTAGCAGATAAAGAAAAAGCCCTTGAAATCGTCAAGGACTCTGTGGGTGCTATCTTTGCGCGCGTTCTAGAGGATGCGGGGGTTTACAAGCAGACGGAACAAGGACAGGCAGCCTTTATGCGCTTTGTAGAGCAGGTTGGAATTTTGCCAGACTAG
- a CDS encoding PaaI family thioesterase has protein sequence MKDFHFDAISAFENYEIEKMRDGHVVVTTKVVDSSLNYYGNAHGGYLFTLCDQISGLVVISLGLDGVTLQSSINYLKAGKRDDVLTIKGECVHQGRTTCVVDVDITNQEGRNVCKATFTMFVTGQRSEERQVRI, from the coding sequence ATGAAAGATTTTCATTTTGACGCTATATCTGCCTTTGAAAATTACGAAATAGAAAAAATGAGAGATGGTCACGTTGTGGTGACGACAAAAGTAGTGGATTCGTCGCTCAACTATTATGGCAATGCCCATGGTGGCTATCTCTTTACCCTTTGTGACCAGATTAGTGGTTTAGTGGTTATCTCACTGGGGCTTGATGGAGTGACGCTTCAGTCCTCTATCAACTACCTCAAGGCAGGAAAACGCGACGATGTGTTGACCATTAAAGGAGAATGTGTCCATCAAGGTCGCACAACCTGTGTCGTGGATGTCGATATCACCAACCAAGAGGGCAGAAATGTCTGCAAGGCAACCTTCACCATGTTTGTCACAGGACAGCGGTCAGAAGAGAGACAGGTGAGGATATAG
- a CDS encoding nucleobase:cation symporter-2 family protein — translation MQKQEKHSQAAVLGLQHLLAMYSGSILVPIMIATALGYSAEQLTYLISTDIFMCGVATFLQLQLNKYFGIGLPVVLGVAFQSVAPLIMIGQSHGSGAMFGALIVSGIYVVLISGIFSKVANLFPSIVTGSVITTIGLTLIPVAIGNMGNNVPEPTGQSLLLAAITVLIILLINIFTKGFIKSISILIGLVVGTAIAATMGLVDFSPVAAAPLVHVPTPLYFGVPTFEISSIVMMCIIATVSMVESTGVYLALSDITNDPIDSTRLRNGYRAEGLAVLLGGIFNTFPYTGFSQNVGLVKLSGIKTRLPIYYAAGFLVLLGLLPKFGALAQIIPSPVLGGAMLVMFGFVSLQGMQILARVDFTNNEHNFLIAAVSIAAGVGLNNSNLFVSMPTAFQMFFSNGIVVASLLAIVLNAVLNRKKK, via the coding sequence ATGCAAAAACAAGAAAAACACTCGCAAGCAGCCGTTCTTGGCTTACAGCACTTACTAGCCATGTACTCAGGATCCATCCTGGTTCCCATCATGATTGCGACAGCTCTTGGCTATTCAGCTGAACAGTTGACCTATCTTATCTCCACAGATATCTTCATGTGTGGGGTGGCCACCTTCCTTCAACTCCAACTCAACAAATACTTTGGGATTGGACTACCAGTCGTTCTCGGAGTTGCCTTCCAATCCGTCGCTCCTTTGATTATGATTGGACAAAGCCACGGTAGCGGTGCTATGTTTGGTGCCCTTATCGTTTCTGGGATTTATGTAGTTCTGATTTCAGGCATTTTCTCAAAAGTGGCCAATCTCTTCCCATCTATCGTAACAGGCTCTGTCATTACCACGATTGGATTGACCCTGATTCCTGTCGCTATTGGAAATATGGGAAATAATGTTCCAGAGCCAACTGGTCAAAGTCTCTTGCTTGCAGCTATCACTGTTCTGATTATCCTCTTGATCAACATCTTTACCAAAGGATTTATCAAGTCGATTTCGATTTTGATTGGGTTGGTCGTTGGAACTGCCATTGCTGCTACCATGGGCTTGGTAGATTTCTCCCCTGTTGCGGCAGCACCGCTTGTCCATGTTCCCACTCCCCTATACTTTGGGGTGCCAACCTTTGAAATCTCCTCTATTGTCATGATGTGTATCATCGCAACGGTGTCCATGGTTGAGTCAACTGGTGTTTATTTGGCCTTGTCTGATATTACCAATGACCCAATCGACAGCACGCGCCTGCGCAACGGTTATCGTGCAGAAGGTCTGGCCGTACTTCTCGGAGGAATCTTTAACACCTTCCCTTACACAGGATTTTCACAAAACGTTGGTTTGGTTAAATTGTCAGGTATCAAGACCCGTCTGCCAATCTACTACGCAGCTGGTTTCCTGGTTCTCCTTGGACTCCTACCTAAGTTTGGAGCCCTAGCCCAAATCATTCCAAGCCCTGTTCTTGGAGGTGCCATGCTGGTAATGTTTGGTTTTGTTTCCCTTCAAGGGATGCAAATCCTTGCCCGCGTTGACTTTACTAACAATGAACATAACTTCCTTATCGCAGCTGTATCCATCGCTGCAGGTGTAGGTCTAAACAATAGTAATCTCTTTGTCAGCATGCCGACAGCCTTCCAAATGTTCTTCTCAAACGGAATCGTCGTAGCCAGCCTACTGGCTATTGTACTCAATGCAGTATTAAATCGGAAAAAGAAATAA